A single window of Ignavibacteriales bacterium DNA harbors:
- a CDS encoding radical SAM protein translates to MFKYNYVADLIDRLVKNVDYPMQVEFHPGPDCGFIHCRYCYGKLQKANEGLLTIEDYSKLLDDLKGRTNLIDISGITTDPISYPYIYELIELLKQRNIHFGIHTKGFKLDQKLSRLLNSGMTEGNFITFSLDSANSEIYNLLHGVKKGEEVFEYVKKQIKILKHEKEIMNSKLRINLGYLLFKENSKEEHIQEFINTFEAYADVLRFSIPQVPNQAQPIGYLSNQEISEVLEMLKKYEKKNIIVLKFDYSDHDKSFNTCWAQRFNITIDKAGNVYPCPQVATSVYNHISYGNIKNQNIWEIWTSNIRENILKMDVDKEMKCRVCDRKDENINIELEKILNPNKYI, encoded by the coding sequence ATGTTTAAGTACAATTATGTAGCAGATCTGATTGATAGATTAGTCAAAAATGTTGATTATCCAATGCAAGTAGAGTTTCATCCGGGCCCTGACTGCGGTTTTATTCATTGTAGATATTGTTATGGTAAATTGCAAAAAGCTAATGAAGGATTGCTTACAATAGAAGATTATTCAAAGTTATTAGATGACTTAAAAGGTCGAACAAATTTAATAGATATTTCTGGTATAACTACTGATCCTATTAGCTATCCCTATATTTATGAGCTAATTGAATTATTAAAGCAGAGAAATATACATTTTGGAATTCATACAAAGGGTTTCAAACTCGATCAAAAACTTAGTCGTTTATTAAATTCTGGAATGACTGAAGGTAATTTTATTACGTTCAGTCTCGATTCTGCAAATAGTGAAATATATAACTTATTACATGGTGTGAAAAAAGGCGAAGAAGTTTTTGAATATGTTAAAAAGCAGATCAAAATATTAAAACATGAAAAAGAGATTATGAATTCAAAGTTAAGGATAAATTTAGGGTACTTATTGTTTAAGGAAAATTCAAAAGAAGAACATATACAAGAGTTTATAAATACATTCGAAGCATATGCAGATGTTTTGAGATTTTCAATACCTCAAGTGCCTAATCAGGCTCAACCAATTGGATACCTGTCAAACCAAGAAATATCTGAAGTGCTTGAGATGTTAAAAAAGTATGAAAAAAAGAATATAATAGTCCTAAAATTTGATTATTCTGATCATGATAAAAGTTTTAACACTTGTTGGGCACAAAGGTTTAATATCACGATAGACAAAGCTGGTAACGTTTACCCATGCCCTCAAGTAGCCACTTCAGTATATAATCATATTAGTTATGGAAATATTAAAAATCAAAATATTTGGGAGATATGGACATCCAACATTCGCGAGAATATCCTTAAAATGGATGTCGATAAAGAAATGAAGTGTCGGGTTTGTGATAGAAAAGACGAAAATATTAATATTGAGTTAGAAAAAATATTAAATCCAAATAAATATATTTAA
- a CDS encoding DegT/DnrJ/EryC1/StrS family aminotransferase, translating to MEKRNISVCEPFLNGNEKKYINEAIDTNWISSRGKFVDQFENIFAKYCEVNYAVTVSNGTNAIHLALKALGISTGDEIIIPDFTMICSVLPVVYLEAIPVFVDAEPETWNIDPQKIEDKISGKTKAIMVVHIYGHPCDMNPIREIANKYNLRIIEDAAEAHGAEYFGKKCGNLGDIAAFSFFSNKVVTTGEGGMVTTSNETYFEKSRYYKDLCFPLSGERTYFHEDIGFQYRLSNMQAAIGVAQMEKIDEYITMRRNNNKLYQELLHDVEGIQFQPENPGCKNIYWMNAITIDKDKFGFARNNLIEQLLDSGIQTRKFFFPMHKQPCLQNYKDYNNGDFPVSNYLSENGMYLPSSSNLKRDEIEYISEKIRKIWNSK from the coding sequence ATGGAGAAACGAAATATTTCAGTATGTGAGCCATTTTTAAATGGTAACGAAAAAAAATATATTAATGAAGCCATTGATACTAATTGGATTTCTTCCAGAGGTAAATTTGTTGACCAATTTGAAAATATTTTTGCAAAATACTGTGAAGTAAATTATGCCGTAACTGTATCCAACGGTACGAATGCAATACATTTAGCGTTAAAAGCTTTAGGGATTTCAACTGGTGACGAAATTATTATTCCCGATTTTACAATGATTTGCAGTGTTCTGCCGGTCGTTTATTTGGAAGCTATCCCTGTTTTTGTAGATGCCGAACCTGAAACATGGAATATCGATCCACAAAAAATCGAAGATAAAATTTCAGGAAAGACAAAAGCAATAATGGTGGTTCATATATATGGTCATCCGTGTGATATGAATCCCATCAGAGAGATAGCAAATAAGTATAATCTTCGGATAATTGAAGATGCTGCCGAAGCGCATGGTGCGGAATATTTTGGGAAAAAGTGTGGGAATTTAGGCGATATAGCGGCATTTAGTTTCTTCTCGAATAAAGTTGTAACTACTGGTGAGGGAGGAATGGTTACTACATCTAACGAAACGTATTTCGAAAAATCACGTTACTATAAAGATTTATGTTTTCCTCTTTCCGGAGAACGAACATATTTCCATGAAGATATAGGATTTCAATACAGATTATCAAACATGCAAGCTGCTATTGGCGTTGCCCAAATGGAAAAGATTGACGAGTACATAACCATGAGGCGTAACAATAATAAATTATACCAAGAATTATTACACGATGTTGAGGGTATACAATTTCAACCGGAGAATCCAGGTTGTAAAAATATTTATTGGATGAATGCAATTACAATAGATAAAGATAAATTTGGATTTGCTCGTAATAATTTAATAGAACAATTACTAGATTCAGGAATTCAAACACGTAAATTCTTCTTTCCTATGCACAAACAACCTTGTCTTCAGAATTATAAGGATTATAATAATGGAGATTTCCCTGTCTCAAATTATTTGTCAGAAAATGGAATGTATCTTCCATCAAGCTCGAATTTGAAGAGAGATGAAATTGAATATATTTCAGAGAAAATAAGAAAAATTTGGAATTCAAAGTAG
- a CDS encoding glycosyltransferase: MIGIFLPPVALDVSKIKYAVKLVKAFDKPEYVGRAIAFVYKENMELINSHIQHIQLDVYGFNRFNRSIFLNKYIKKAFSILNMPIQPDFELAIKKYHIKFGIFPTPNKEIIRCSIPYAAAFQSLGHRLNPELPETTGDGLWKSREDVSSIVCKNADLIFIDSEIGSDYLKFYYEPKGEIIVIPHDVPDELNVAVDEKKQKKILKKFNVTKPFLFYPAQFWPHKNHIRIFEAIKYLQRKGIDIQLVFTASSQSIRKKYDIEYRLKRIARDSSMEDNIIITGYLNAEEIFTFYKNALAMIMPQLIPEPCIPFIECMGLGCPIIGSDIPGIKEQINNCGVLVNPYIIESIANGIKELYNNESKRKLYIQKGITNYKSSLQNIADSFSSIETKINSYL; the protein is encoded by the coding sequence ATGATCGGAATTTTCCTACCCCCAGTTGCCCTTGATGTAAGTAAAATTAAATATGCAGTAAAGCTTGTTAAAGCTTTTGACAAGCCTGAGTATGTTGGGAGGGCTATCGCATTTGTATATAAAGAAAACATGGAATTAATTAACTCTCACATTCAACATATACAATTAGATGTATATGGATTTAATAGATTTAATAGATCGATATTTTTAAATAAATATATAAAAAAAGCATTTTCCATATTGAATATGCCTATACAGCCGGACTTTGAGCTGGCAATAAAAAAATATCATATTAAATTTGGAATATTTCCGACACCGAATAAAGAAATAATAAGATGCAGTATTCCATACGCCGCAGCTTTTCAATCACTAGGTCATAGGTTAAACCCTGAGCTTCCTGAGACTACAGGAGATGGGCTATGGAAATCGAGAGAGGATGTCTCATCAATTGTATGTAAAAATGCCGATCTGATTTTTATAGATTCTGAGATTGGGAGTGATTACTTAAAATTTTATTACGAACCCAAGGGCGAAATTATTGTCATCCCACATGACGTTCCTGATGAGCTCAATGTAGCCGTGGACGAAAAAAAACAGAAGAAGATTCTTAAAAAATTTAATGTGACAAAGCCGTTTTTATTTTACCCAGCACAATTTTGGCCTCACAAGAACCACATCAGAATATTTGAAGCGATTAAATATCTGCAAAGAAAAGGAATCGATATCCAATTGGTATTTACTGCATCTAGTCAATCAATAAGAAAAAAATACGATATCGAATATAGATTAAAAAGAATTGCAAGAGATTCAAGTATGGAGGATAATATTATCATAACCGGTTATTTAAATGCGGAAGAGATTTTTACTTTTTACAAGAATGCATTGGCAATGATAATGCCGCAATTAATTCCCGAACCTTGTATTCCATTCATAGAATGCATGGGGTTAGGTTGTCCTATAATTGGCTCCGATATACCAGGTATCAAAGAACAAATAAATAACTGCGGAGTTTTGGTAAATCCTTACATAATCGAATCAATTGCAAACGGAATAAAAGAACTTTACAACAATGAATCGAAGCGCAAACTATATATTCAAAAAGGAATTACTAATTATAAAAGTAGTTTACAAAATATTGCCGACTCTTTTTCTTCCATCGAGACGAAAATCAACTCATATTTATAG